TCTTTCTTTCCCATAACTACACCTCTTTTTCAAGCTCTTTAATTGCCCATTTAAGTGTATCAATAACGTAGTTCATTTCGTCTTCCTCTATTACAAGAGGCATCATCAATACCATAACGTCTCCGAGCGGTCTCAAAAACACCCCTTTTTCCCTGCACTTGTAAGCCACCTTAAATCCCGTCCTTTCACCGTAAGGGAAAGGTTCTCCCTTTTCTTTGTCCTTCACCAGCTCTATTCCAGCCATAAAACCTAGCTGTCTAACATCTCCAACGTGCTTGAGTTCCCAGAACTCCTGAAGCCTTTCCTTTAAAAGCTTTATCTTTGGTTGGAGCTTCTCTAAAGTTCTTTCTTCCTCAAAAACTTCTAAGTTTGCGAGTGCAACGGAACAGGCGAGGTTATTTCCAGTGTAGGTGTGCCCGTGGTAAAAGTGCTTTGCCTCCCCGAACTCACCTAAAAAGGCATTGAACACCTCGTCCGTTGTGAGTGTCGCAGCAAGCGGGAGGTACCCTCCGGTTATACCCTTACCTAGACACATAAAGTCCGGACTGACTCCTTCCTGCTCACAGTAAAACATCGTTCCCGTCCTGCCAAATCCCGTGGCAACCTCGTCAACTATCATTAAAGTGTCGTATTTCTTCGTAAGCTCCCTTACGCCTTTCAAAAATCCCGGAGGGAAGGGGAGCATTCCCGCGGCTGCCTGAATTCCCGCTTCCATAATGACCGCAACGATATCTTCCCGCGACTTCAGGATATCTTCCAGTTGTTTTAATAAATCTGCCGTGCACTCAGGGCAGAGTTCCCCGTACTTTTCCTTGCAGTACAGGTAAGGAGATGGGAGTTTTATAGTCTTGAAAAGGAGATCTTTATAAGTTCCGTGGAAGAGTTCTATACCCCCTACGCTAACCGCTCCTACAGTATCCCCGTGGTAGGCTTCGGAAAGCGTTATGAAAACGTTTTTCCCTTTAACTCCCTTGTTCTTCCAGTAGTGATAAGCCATCTTTATCGCTATCTCTACTGCTTCCGCACCGTCTTCGGAGTAAAAGACCTTGTTTAATCCTTCAGGAGAAATTTCTACAAGCTTCTTTGCAAGGAGTATGGCGGGAACGTTGGAACTTCCCAGAGTAGTTGTGTGAGCTACCTTACAGAGCTGTTTCATAACTGCGTTGTTCAGTTTAGGGTGGTTATGTCCGTGGACGTTGCACCAGAGGGAAGATATGGCATCTATATACTTCCTGCCGTATATGTCCCACAGGTAAACGCCTTCTCCGCGTTCAAATATCAGGTTTTCTTCTTCTCTGTAGACTTTCATCTGGGTAAATGGATGCCAGAAGTACTCCTTGTCCCACTTTTCGAGCGTTTTAGGGTCTAATTCCCACATAGTAATATAGTATCTAAAGAAACACCACAAATACTTGAGTGTTTTTGTAAAAATAGTAATGATGCACGAGAAGCTGGAAAGGATTTGTTCCGTAATAGAACACTACCTCTCGGATATTTTGGGAAGGATAAGGGTGTACAGGGATGAGGCAAACTTCCTTATACCTTGGGGTTCTACTGTAATAAACGTGAACGTGTTTGGAGGAAGAAGAGGTATACATTGATGTAAACTCCCCTGTGGCTTTAAAGGTTCATCCGAGTAAAGACTTGATGAAGTTCCTATTATCGGAAAACGCAAACCTGAAGATGGCGTCTTTTTTTACGGAATTCGAAAAGGGTTTTATGGATATAATCGTAGGCATAAAAATAAGGTATAAGGATTTATCAAGGGAATTATTAAAGTTTGTAGTACTCAACATAGGTAATTTGGCAAACGAATACGGAAAGGAAATAAGGGCTGTATTCGGTGGACTCTCCTTTAAGGAATATCTGGAGAGAGAAAAGTACTCTTACCCTTATTCGGGAGAAAAGCTCTTTCAGGAGAAGATTTCAATTAACGGAACGCTGCTTTTACTTGAAGTGTATGTGAAAGAAGAAAATTACACACTCATATGCCGAGAGGAAGGTAGTTCCAATTACCTTATAAAGGCTATAAGAAAAGTTGAAGGCCCCTATGAGGCTTTAAAAATACTTGAAAAAGCAAAAGAAAGTATTAAGAACAGAGATTTTGTATCTTTGAGAAAACTCTTCAGTCCGTACGAGGTAGACTTTTTTGAACTTTATTCCGTATTCCTTAAAGGAAAGGACACGACAAAACTGAAAAAACTTGAAAAAGAAATTCACGAACTCCCGTATATGCTTATAAACGGAAAAATAACTTACGAGGAGTATAAGAAGAGGATAAGGGAAATAGAAAAGGAAATAGGGCTTTCGGAGTAGCAAGAATGAAATTAAAAAAACCTGCTAAAAAAACCTTAGAGGAAATAGGAAAACACTACCTGAATATCGGAGTAGCTATTATAGTTTTCGCAATAATACAACCTATTGTACAGGGGAAATTTAATATTAAAGTTGCTCTATATTTTGGATTAGCATATTTTATTGTTTTCTCAATTGCAATAATATTATTAGTAATAGGAGGTTCCTGTGATGAATGATATGTTTTTATATTACTTAATTCTTTTTTCTTTTGTATTACTCGCAGGAATATTTGGAATAGGAATAGTAATTCTGAGTTCTAAATATAGTGATACTAAAAACAAGACTTAATACATTTCTCTCTCAGCGGACACTCTTCACATAGTGGCTTTTTCTTGCAAAACTCCTTTGCATGAATGTCTATAAGTGCGTGAAATTCTCTGTAAATTTCTAAATCTTTTGGCAAATTTTTCTCAAAAAGTCTTTTTATTTCTTCGTAAGAACCTTTTATATTCCACAATCTTTCGAGGAGTCTTTTGGTGTAGGCGTCTACAACGAACTCCAGTCTGTCGAGAGCGTAAAGTAGAATAGCATCAGCGGTTTCTTTTCCTATTCCTTTAACTTTTAAGAGGTCTTCCCTCTTCACATTTTTTAGATGGGAAATACTCGGAAACTTGTTCGCAAACTCCTTAAGGTATAGGCTCTTCTGTCTGTAAAATCCCGCAGGTTTTATTAATTCCATTAATTTTTCAGTAGGAATTTCCTTTATCGCCTTCAAGTTCAGGGCTTTTTCCCGTTTTAAGTTTTCCAGAGCTTTTTCAACGTTTTTCCACGAAGTGTTTTGAGTCAGAATTGCACCGATGATTACCTCTTCTCTGGGATCGGAACCGTGAGTTTTGTGGTATTCAAGATCTACAGGCCACCAGTTTTGCTTTCCGTAAAACTGAAGGAGTTTATCGTAAAGTTCAATTAACTCTCTTTTACCAATTCCAGACATCCAAATCCCTGATAACGGCGGAAACCGAGTCCGTACTTGTACACTTCGTTTAAAACGTATGGGTCACCTTCTAAAGTAAAAACTCCTTGATAGGCTACTATCTTTATGACTTTTTCGTTTTCTCTGTTTCCTACGACGTGTTTTACAACGGACTTCTTCCCTTCTTGGTGTTCAAACTTTAGTTCCGGAAGACCGTTGAAAATACACTTCAAAGAATACCTGAGTTCCTGCGTAAAGGCTCCGTCGTCGTATAAAATGAAATCGTCATTTCTATTTCCGAGCTTTGAAGGAAGAACAGGCTTTTTATCCCTGTTTATAACGACTATGGGGGAAAGCGTTCTAAAGGTTTGTCTTGGCTTTGTAATTTGTTCTTCCTCGCACATAAGAACCTTCTTTACCTTAATGTTTCCGTTTGTGTATCTGCCGTTGTATTCCCTTAACTTTTTTAGTCCGTTGTAGAACCTGTGGAAAAAGTCAGGACTTCCCGAAGACACGGTCATTATAGCCTTCCCGTTGTTTTCAAGGATTTCACCGTTTATCCTTATATTTTCGAAGAACACGCAAAAGGTAAAAGGTTTAAAGTTCTTCTTCTGGAAGAGATCCTTTGCGTAATTCTCGTCTTCCTTCTCTAAAGCCTTTTTTATTAAGGAAAGGAAGGATCGTCTGTAGAAGATCGATATCTCCTTGGGGACTTCCAGATAAGCTTTTACCCTCATTTTTTCTTACTCCCCCCTTTTGATTTGTCTTTAAGGAGAACCTCTTTTATCAAATAGTTCTGAATAATATTGAATACGTTGTTCAGCGTCCAGTAAAGAACCAGTCCCGCCGGGAAGTTTATAAAGAGTAATGTGAATGCCACCGAGGTTATGTATCCCACAAGGGCCTGCTTTGGATCGGGGGAAGGAGTCATCTTTTGCTGAAGTATCATGGTAAGTCCCATAATAACGGGAAGTATGTAATAGGGATCCTTGTCCGCAAGGCTGGGAATCCAGAGGAAACTGCTGACTTTCAGATCTACGGTTATTATGAGAACCTTGTATAGCGCAAAGAATATAGGTATCTGGAGGAGTATGGGAAGGCATCCTGCCATAGGGTTGAATCCCGTTTCCGCGTAGAGTTTCATCATCTCTTCCTGCATCTTTACGGGATCGTCCTTATACTTCTGTTTAATCTTTTCCATTTTAGGGGCGAGTTCTTGAAGCTTTTGCATAGAAACTACGCTTTTGTACCCCAGCGGGAAGAGGAAAATCCTGACTATAAACGTGAGAACGAGGATAGAGAGAACCCAGCTTCCCGTGTGTTCGTATATCCAGTACAGGAAGAGAAAGAGCGGTTTTACTATTATCTTTAAAGTTCCCCAGTCTAAGGTATCTACCAAACCAAGTTCTCTGAGCCTTGCATAGTCCTTCGCACCAAGGTATATGGTCTTCTCTCCATCGTAAAGGAAAGTGGAAAGTGATACAAATTTATCTCCTAGTTTTACTTTGTAAACTATGTGTTTCTGGTAATCCTTTGCCCCTTTAAAGAAGTACCTGCTTTCCTCTCCTCCAAACTCAATATTCCCTTCAAACTCATTTATACCCTTTAGATCATCCACATCAAGCCTTACAACTTCCCCGTTTATTTTCAGAACAGGTCCTACGTGTGTATAAAATGCCTCATCATCGGGAGGAGAACCTACAAACACCCAGAAGGGTGGTTTTAATCCTTCAACGCTTAAATGAATTGCTCCGTTTTTATAGGAAAGTATTTTCTTTACTTTCAGCTCCTTGTGGATTAATTCGACTGAGTTTTTACCTTCTTTAATTTCGTATTCTCCAAAGTTTAATTTCTGATCAAGGTCTGGATTTCCCGTGAATATCTCCAGAGGGAATATTTTTAACTCTCTTTCAGCTTTCGATATTAAATCAAAGCCGTACTTCTGATCTATAAATCTTAAAATTTTCCCGCCTTTTTCAGACAATTCCAAGGAATAAATTCCTAGTTTTACAGTTTTAGTGTTTTTATACTCCTGTTTTTCTCTGAAAGTTCCGAGCATTAACTGGGGAAGGTTTACGTTTTTAAACTCTTCTTTTTTTACTACTTCTTTTTTTTCTGTTTTTTGAGGTTGAGAGGGTTTAACGTAATAAATGTAAAATAGCTCGTAAGCGGTTATGAATAAAAACATTAAGATTGTGAATATTAAAAACCTTTTCCAGAACTGGTTGTCGTTGTCCATCATGGGTAATCAACTCCTCCCTTAAAGAAAGGGTTGCACCTCAAGACTCTGAAGAAAGCCTTAATAAGTCCCTTCAGCACTCCGTACTTTTCCACAGCCATTATAGCGTATGTAGAACAAGTAGGGTAATACCTACAGGAAGAAGGGTAAAGAGGAGATATAAACTTCTGCCAGAATTTTAAGAAAATTAAAACTATACTTTTCATAACTTAAGGAGCGAGTCTCTTCCTGCCTTTTCTCCTCCTTCTGGCTATGATCTTCCTTCCAGACTTCGTTCTCATTCTTGCGAGAAATCCGCTCTTTCTCTTCTTCTTTTTTATAGATATATGCGGTTTTAATCCTTCGGTTACCATTCCAATATCCTCCTAAATAAAAATTTAAAGGAGAGAGAAGGGCTTAAACCACGAAGAGCAGTATGAAAGCTATGAGCAATCCGTAAAGAGCGATAGTTTCTATAAACGCAAGTCCTATGAACATAAGGGTTTGAAGTCTTCCGCCTGCGTTGGGATTCCTCGCAACACCTTCCTGAGTTCCCCTAACGGCATGACCCATACCAACTCCGGCACCGAGTCCTGCAAGCCCTATAGCAAGTCCTGCTCCAAGGTACAGAAGTCCCTTAGCTACGGAAGCCTCTCCTTCCGCTGCCATTGCTATAGCAGGCATTATAGCGGTTAAGATAGCCATTAACCTCTTCATCACCTACCTCCTTAAAGCTTATTTAACTATAAGAGAAGCCAAGTTTAGTCCGTCTATTACCTTACAAAGGTACGCGGAAGGGTAACAAGCCCATACCACGAGCTCGTACCCTTTCCCTTCCACAAACTTCTTCACTTCTTCACTCAGCGGTCCTATCCTGTACTCAACACCGGGAATTTCCGTACTTCCAGTTAATTTTTCCCAAACTTCTCTCAATCTTCTCTCTATACGCTTCTTACTCTCTTCCTTTATCTCAGGTGGAAAGGGAAGACCGAAAGTTACATTAGCCCTCTCTAAGTTGTAAACGTCTTCCAGTACAGCCAGAATGTCTAGCTCCGCACCAAGTTTTTCGGAGAAGTTCACGGCGTAAGTAATCGCCTTTTCGCAATCGCTGTAAGCGTCTGTTAAAACTAGCAGTACCTTCATATCAGTGCTCCTCGTGTGCTACAGCTCCGGCTATGTAAACCACCGAGAGTATCATAAAGATGTAAGTCTGTATGAATATGGCGAGGAACTTTATAGCTATAACGAATATAAGCACAACCGGTGATACTACCAGCGTGAATGGATTCTTGATAACCAGGCTTACTAAAGTAAGAAGTAGGAGTGCTCCCGCTTTCATGTTTGCGAATAACCTGAGGGAGAGGGTGATTGGTCTTGCTATGTGAGATATAACTTCAACCACGAAGAAAAAGGGAGCCATTAGAGGTATGGGTCCCATAAAGTGTTTCAAATAAGCAAGACCGTTTTCCCTGAAGCCTTCAAAGTGGTAATAAAAGAACACTAAAAGTGCTAAAGCTAGGTTGGTGTTTATGTTTGCGGTAGGAGCTTCAAAGCCGGGAACCATTCCTAGTATGTTCCCGAAGAAAACGAAGAGTCCTATGGCTGCTATCAAGGGTACGTATTTAAGTCCTCTTTCGCCTACGTTTTCCAGGAGCATATTCCTGACGAATCTCAGGTATCCTTCCAGTAGAGCTTGATACTTTGTAGGTTTAAGGGAAGGTTTTCCTCCTTTGAGGACGAAAATTATCGCAAGTGCCACCGCTAAGAGTGCGTAAACTACGTGCGAGTACTCCATTTCCCTTACCTCTTTTGCAATTGGCTCAGAAAATTATAACATAAATTTGATGCTGGCAAAGAGAATAATTCCCTGCCTTGACGTGGATAAAGGGAGAGTTGTGAAAGGTGTGAAGTTCCTAAACCTCAGGGACGCGGGAGACCCAGTGGAAGTGGCAAAAAGGTACGAAGAAGAAGGAGCGGATGAACTGGTATTCCTGGACATAACAGCCTCGGCGGAAGACAGGGAAATAATGATAGACGTAGTAAAGAAGGTTGCCGAAACCGTCTTCATGCCCTTCACAGTGGGAGGAGGGATAAGGAGCTTGGAGGATATGAGGAGACTCTTAGAAGCGGGAGCGGACAAGATATCTATAAACACGGCAGCGGTGAAGAATCCGAATCTTATTTACGAGGGGGCAAAGAGGTTCGGATCTCAGTGTATAGTGGTTGCTATAGACGCAAAAAGGAAGGGAAATTCGTGGGAGGTTTACATACACGGTGGAAGAACACCTACGGGACTTGACGCTGTTGAGTGGGCTAAAAAAGTTGAAAGTTTGGGAGCTGGAGAGATTCTCTTGACTTCCATGGACAGAGACGGGACAAAGGACGGGTACGATATAGAACTAAACAGAGCCATCTCGGAAGCGGTGAACATACCCGTTATAGCTTCTGGGGGTGCGGGCAAGAAGGAACACTTTTACGAAGTTTTTTCAAAGACAAAGGTAGAGGCTGCCCTTGCCGCTTCAGTATTCCACTTCAGGGAAATAAGTATTCCGGAGCTGAAGGAGTATCTTCTGGAAAGAGGTATTAACGTGAGACCTCTTGACTGACGCATTTTAAAGCTTCCTTTCCCAATACTTCTTCCAAAACAAACAGAGCTCTTTTTTTTGCAATTTCTGCATTTCTTTCTGGATTTTTAGAGTTTGCATCAGCAAAACCTATAAATTCAACTTTCTGTAACAAGCCGGATTTTTCTAATTTTGATATCAAGTCCTTTAAGTACTCCAGATTCTTGTCCTCTGTCTTTACTTTTGCGTATCCGAAGTAGATGCTATAAGTGATTTTTAAGGATTCTTTTATCTCAGAATTTTTCATTTTCTCGAAGTAAGGGTTTCCTATATCTTGAGTTTCCAGTATAACCTTAATTTGTTTTTCTTTCTTAAAGGAAGTGATAGGAAACTTCACATAATCTTTTCCGATATCTACCGGATAAGCTATATAATTTTTTTTAACATTACCTTCAAGTTCTTCTATATTTGCAACTTCGGGTAGGTCGCTTTTCACGGGAATTACAAGCAAGATGTCTTCGTTTAAATCCACTTTTGGAGTTATTTCTATAACCGCAGACTTTCCTTTAGTTACACGAATATCCGCCTCTACGTTTTTCATTTTTTCTCCTTTTACCTTTATATTCGTGTAAAGAATAACGTCAGTTCTCCTGAAGTACTTTCCCGATTTGTCCGATACTTTGTACTTTAAAAAAACTTGAGTGGGACACACTGAGAAGGATAAAGAGGTTAATAGAACCAGAAGAAAGATCAATGTTTTATACATACTCCCTCCTTACTTTTTCATTATAAATTCCTCCGATAGTACCTTGAGTTTTCCATCTTCCTTTACTACGTACATACGCTTTATACCTTCGTCAGAATAAGTGTCAGATCTATACTTCTGGTAGAACTCAATTACATAGTACCTAGGTTCATCATCCCCCAACTTTGAAAAGGCTAAAATGGATAAGTTTGAAATATCTACTTTTATGAATTTTTTACTCAAAATAGTCCTCTTCTTGTAATCCTTCCATTCTTTTAATCCGCCACCTTTCCACCTAAAGTGCTTTGAGTAAAAGGAGATAAACCTATTTAAATCTTTTTTCTCCCATGCATTCTTCCAGGAGAGTATGAATTCTTTAACGTTTTCCACCTCAAGACTTTGAGGAATTACTTTGTATATACCTATAAGTGTATTTGAGAGGTTTATCTTCGGCACGATTTCCGTCTTTAACACATCGGTCTGAGCTACCACGCACCCTCTCGTACTGAAAGGAAGTTTATCTCTGTCTTTTTCGTTGCTACCGTGGAGCCATATGCCGCTTCCCGTCTTTCCAAGGAGTTTGTCATAGGGATTTGGGTAGTTAAGGGCTACCGCTATACCACCGTATATTTCTGATAACTGCTCCGGTGGTATAAAGCGAGTAAAGTAATAAACCCCTTCGGGCGTTTTCCCGTCTCCTTCCCTTTCTTTGTCTCCAATGTTCATACCCGTAGTTACGGGATACATCCCTTCGAGCTTTTTACCCTTGAATACAAACAAATACTGACTCATCTTCTCAACGAGGAAGACGTAGTGATTTTCCGGATTTTCTACTAAAACGGGCGGTGCTTCTTTAAACCTTTTTTCAAGGATTTTCCTAATTTTTTCCCTGTAGATTTCCTTATTTTCTACTTTCCTTATAAGGAAGTTGAACCTGTAGTAAGATGGATTGTAGTAGGGATTTAGCTCTATTGACTTGAGGTAAGCTTGTATAGCTTCC
The genomic region above belongs to Aquifex aeolicus VF5 and contains:
- the cas6 gene encoding CRISPR-associated endoribonuclease Cas6, with the protein product MRVKAYLEVPKEISIFYRRSFLSLIKKALEKEDENYAKDLFQKKNFKPFTFCVFFENIRINGEILENNGKAIMTVSSGSPDFFHRFYNGLKKLREYNGRYTNGNIKVKKVLMCEEEQITKPRQTFRTLSPIVVINRDKKPVLPSKLGNRNDDFILYDDGAFTQELRYSLKCIFNGLPELKFEHQEGKKSVVKHVVGNRENEKVIKIVAYQGVFTLEGDPYVLNEVYKYGLGFRRYQGFGCLELVKES
- the yidC gene encoding membrane protein insertase YidC; amino-acid sequence: MMDNDNQFWKRFLIFTILMFLFITAYELFYIYYVKPSQPQKTEKKEVVKKEEFKNVNLPQLMLGTFREKQEYKNTKTVKLGIYSLELSEKGGKILRFIDQKYGFDLISKAERELKIFPLEIFTGNPDLDQKLNFGEYEIKEGKNSVELIHKELKVKKILSYKNGAIHLSVEGLKPPFWVFVGSPPDDEAFYTHVGPVLKINGEVVRLDVDDLKGINEFEGNIEFGGEESRYFFKGAKDYQKHIVYKVKLGDKFVSLSTFLYDGEKTIYLGAKDYARLRELGLVDTLDWGTLKIIVKPLFLFLYWIYEHTGSWVLSILVLTFIVRIFLFPLGYKSVVSMQKLQELAPKMEKIKQKYKDDPVKMQEEMMKLYAETGFNPMAGCLPILLQIPIFFALYKVLIITVDLKVSSFLWIPSLADKDPYYILPVIMGLTMILQQKMTPSPDPKQALVGYITSVAFTLLFINFPAGLVLYWTLNNVFNIIQNYLIKEVLLKDKSKGGSKKK
- a CDS encoding endonuclease III domain-containing protein, translated to MSGIGKRELIELYDKLLQFYGKQNWWPVDLEYHKTHGSDPREEVIIGAILTQNTSWKNVEKALENLKREKALNLKAIKEIPTEKLMELIKPAGFYRQKSLYLKEFANKFPSISHLKNVKREDLLKVKGIGKETADAILLYALDRLEFVVDAYTKRLLERLWNIKGSYEEIKRLFEKNLPKDLEIYREFHALIDIHAKEFCKKKPLCEECPLREKCIKSCF
- the atpB gene encoding F0F1 ATP synthase subunit A, which codes for MEYSHVVYALLAVALAIIFVLKGGKPSLKPTKYQALLEGYLRFVRNMLLENVGERGLKYVPLIAAIGLFVFFGNILGMVPGFEAPTANINTNLALALLVFFYYHFEGFRENGLAYLKHFMGPIPLMAPFFFVVEVISHIARPITLSLRLFANMKAGALLLLTLVSLVIKNPFTLVVSPVVLIFVIAIKFLAIFIQTYIFMILSVVYIAGAVAHEEH
- the rpmH gene encoding 50S ribosomal protein L34; protein product: MVTEGLKPHISIKKKKRKSGFLARMRTKSGRKIIARRRRKGRKRLAP
- the bioA gene encoding adenosylmethionine--8-amino-7-oxononanoate transaminase; translation: MWELDPKTLEKWDKEYFWHPFTQMKVYREEENLIFERGEGVYLWDIYGRKYIDAISSLWCNVHGHNHPKLNNAVMKQLCKVAHTTTLGSSNVPAILLAKKLVEISPEGLNKVFYSEDGAEAVEIAIKMAYHYWKNKGVKGKNVFITLSEAYHGDTVGAVSVGGIELFHGTYKDLLFKTIKLPSPYLYCKEKYGELCPECTADLLKQLEDILKSREDIVAVIMEAGIQAAAGMLPFPPGFLKGVRELTKKYDTLMIVDEVATGFGRTGTMFYCEQEGVSPDFMCLGKGITGGYLPLAATLTTDEVFNAFLGEFGEAKHFYHGHTYTGNNLACSVALANLEVFEEERTLEKLQPKIKLLKERLQEFWELKHVGDVRQLGFMAGIELVKDKEKGEPFPYGERTGFKVAYKCREKGVFLRPLGDVMVLMMPLVIEEDEMNYVIDTLKWAIKELEKEV
- the atpE gene encoding ATP synthase F0 subunit C — its product is MKRLMAILTAIMPAIAMAAEGEASVAKGLLYLGAGLAIGLAGLGAGVGMGHAVRGTQEGVARNPNAGGRLQTLMFIGLAFIETIALYGLLIAFILLFVV
- the hisF gene encoding imidazole glycerol phosphate synthase subunit HisF, which encodes MLAKRIIPCLDVDKGRVVKGVKFLNLRDAGDPVEVAKRYEEEGADELVFLDITASAEDREIMIDVVKKVAETVFMPFTVGGGIRSLEDMRRLLEAGADKISINTAAVKNPNLIYEGAKRFGSQCIVVAIDAKRKGNSWEVYIHGGRTPTGLDAVEWAKKVESLGAGEILLTSMDRDGTKDGYDIELNRAISEAVNIPVIASGGAGKKEHFYEVFSKTKVEAALAASVFHFREISIPELKEYLLERGINVRPLD
- the yidD gene encoding membrane protein insertion efficiency factor YidD, with the protein product MKSIVLIFLKFWQKFISPLYPSSCRYYPTCSTYAIMAVEKYGVLKGLIKAFFRVLRCNPFFKGGVDYP
- a CDS encoding universal stress protein; its protein translation is MKVLLVLTDAYSDCEKAITYAVNFSEKLGAELDILAVLEDVYNLERANVTFGLPFPPEIKEESKKRIERRLREVWEKLTGSTEIPGVEYRIGPLSEEVKKFVEGKGYELVVWACYPSAYLCKVIDGLNLASLIVK
- a CDS encoding L,D-transpeptidase family protein is translated as MILFLLLLSISFLFSYEELEKGKIRELFKKFYEGKTNDLELKVLKSYFENLNITVEDYVKLYTEGLLLEKEGKLKEAIQAYLKSIELNPYYNPSYYRFNFLIRKVENKEIYREKIRKILEKRFKEAPPVLVENPENHYVFLVEKMSQYLFVFKGKKLEGMYPVTTGMNIGDKEREGDGKTPEGVYYFTRFIPPEQLSEIYGGIAVALNYPNPYDKLLGKTGSGIWLHGSNEKDRDKLPFSTRGCVVAQTDVLKTEIVPKINLSNTLIGIYKVIPQSLEVENVKEFILSWKNAWEKKDLNRFISFYSKHFRWKGGGLKEWKDYKKRTILSKKFIKVDISNLSILAFSKLGDDEPRYYVIEFYQKYRSDTYSDEGIKRMYVVKEDGKLKVLSEEFIMKK